The Streptomyces sp. NBC_00576 genome contains the following window.
CGTGCCCGTCATCCGCGACGAACGCAGCATCGGCGCCCTCACCGTCATCACCGGTGACCACGGTGAACCCACGCCCAGCCACTGGAAGTTCCTGCGAGCGGTCGTCGCCTGGACCGAGGAACGCATGGTCCAGGCGCCCCTGCCGGCCGGTCCCGTGCACTCGGAGATGAGCGGCGACCGGCTCCGCCAGGCACTGAAGGAGGTGCGGGTCGGGTCGTGGGACTGGCATATCGCCAACGGTGAACTGATCTGGGACGAAGCCGCGATGGAGCTGTACGGCACCCGTCCCGAGGAGTACACCGCCCGCGTCGAGAACTGGATGCGCTGCGTCCACCCCGATGACCTGGGACCGACCCTGGCCCTCGTCGACCAGGCGATCCGCGGCCACTCGGTGTTCGAGGCCGAGTACCGCGTACGGGCCTTCGACGGCACGTACGGCTGGCACCAGGCGCGCGGCCGGGCGACGTACGACGAGCACGGCGAGCCCCTGCGGATGATCGGCATGGGCTGGGACAGCAACGAGTCGCGGACCGCCCGGGACGCGCTCAGCCGCGCCCTGCGGCACATGAGCGACGGGTTCCTCGCGGTCGACGACAGCTGGCGGGTCACCTTCGCCAACCTGGAGGCCGAACGCACCCTCGGCCTCTCCGAGGCGGAGCTGTTCGGGCGGGTGCTGTGGGACCTGCCGACCGTGCGGGAGCTGCCCGATCTGGAGAGGCGCTGCCGGAAGGCCGCCGCCGAGGACAAGTCGGTCGGCTTCGACATACGCGTGCCCGGCACCGGACGCCGCTACCACCTGCGGCTGGTGCCGGGCCCCGACGGCCGCACCCTCTACCTCCAGGACGTCACCGAGAAGCGCCGGCACGAGGAGGAACGACGGGCCGACGAGTACGCCGCGTCCGAACGAGCCGCCCGTATCGCGGAGTTGACGGCCGCGCTCGCCAAGGCGACGACCTCGCGGGACGTCGTCGACGCGGTCGCCCGGCGCGTACTGCCGCCGTTCGCCGCCGCCGGCCTCATCGTCCAGACCATCGAGGACGACCGCCTGCGCAACGTCGGAGCCATCGGCTACCAGGACGACTTCCTCAGCCAGATCAGCGACGCCCCACTGACGCCCGGCTGGCCCAGCTGCGACGTGATCATCACCGAGACCCCCGCGTTCTTCGCGTCCGCGGAGGAGTTCGCCGCCCACTATCCCGCGCTCGCCGACCTGCCCGGGCGCAGCGGCAAACAGGCCTGGGCGTTCCTGCCGCTGACCGCCTCCGGCAACACCTTCGGCGTCTGCTCGGTCAGCTTCGACCGCCCGCGTGGTTTCACCGACGAGGAACGCACCCTCCTCACCACGATCAGCGCCCTCGTCGCCCAGGCCCTGGCCCGGGCCCGCCTCTACGACGACGAGCGCAGCCGCTCCCGCGAACTCCAACGCGCTCTGCTGCCGAGCGAGTTGCCCGACCTGCCCGCCTGCACGGCCGCCGCCCGCTACCTTCCCGCCGCCGAGGGCGTGGACGTCGGCGGCGACTGGTACGACATCATCCCGCTCTCGGGCGGCCAGGTCGCCCTCGTCGTCGGCGACGTCATGGGCCACGGCCTGCCCCAGGCGGCCACCATGGGACGGCTGCGCACCGCCGTCCATACCCTCGCCGACCTCGAACTGCCCCCCGACGAGATCATGAGCCACCTCAACGACATCGTCGGCAACATGGGCGAGGAGTCGTACGTCACCTGCCTGTACGCCCTCTACGACTCCATCACCCAGACCTGCTCCATCACCCGCGCCGGCCATCCCCCGCCGGCGGTCGTCCACCCCGACGGCACCGTGTACTTCCCGGCCCTCACTGCCGACCCGCCCCTCGGCGCGGCCGAACCCCCTTTCGAGACCGTCGAGTTGAAGGTTCCCGAGGGCAGCCTGCTGGTGCTGTACACGGACGGACTGGTCGAGTCGTCGAAGCGGGAGATCGACGAAGGCATGGGTCAACTGGCCCGCCTGTTAAGGGGTGTGTACGAGGCCGGAGCGGAAGGGGACCTCGAAGGCATCTGCGACACGATCACCGCGGGACTGCTCCCCGCCGAGCAGCCGAGCGCGGACGACGCGGCCCTCCTCGTCGCCCGTCTGCACGCCCTCACCGGAGACCGGGTCGCCTCCTGGCCGCTGCCCGAGGACCCGAGGGCGGCCGGTCAGGCCCGCCGCCATGTCCGCGAACAGCTCTCCGCCTGGGGCCTGGACGACCTCACGCCCACCACGGAACTCCTGGCCAGCGAGCTTGTCGGCAACGTCGTACGGCACGCCAAGGGTCCCGTCCAACTCCGCCTGCTGCACGGCGCAGAGCTGATCTGCGAGGTCTTCGACGGCAGCCTGACGATGCCGCGTATCCGCCGGGCGACGGAGACGGACGAGGGCGGTCGGGGGCTGCAGCTGATCACCGCGCTCTCGCAGCGGTGGGGGACGCGTTACACGCCTACCGGCAAGTGCATCTGGACGGAGCAGGCGTTGCATCCTCCGGAGGGTGGGCGGGGGGATGGGCCGGAGGATGCGCTGGAGTTGATGTTCATGAACTCCGGGGAGTTCGAGGACATCGCTGAGTTGCGGGGGCTTGGGGATCTGAACTGAGCTCGCTTGTCCGGTAGTTGGGTCTCTGCGGGGCGGTGGGGGCTGATCGCGCAGTTCCCCGCGCCCCTGAAGCCGGTGGGGGCCGGTCGCGGCCATGCTGCGGAGCCGCAGATGTCGCGGCCCCGCGCCCCTGAAACACTGGAGTGTGCCCTAGTTCTGGTAGACCTTGTCGGTTCCCGGGCCGCCCGAGAGGGTGTCGTTGCCCGGGCCGCCGTACAGGACGTCGTTGCCGCTGTTGCCCCACAGACGGTCGTTGCCCCGGTCGCCGTACAGGCGGTCGTTGCCCCTGCCGCCATAGAGGTCGTCGGCGCCTGAGTTTCCGCGCAGGATGTCGTTGCCGTCGCCGCCGTCCAGGAGGTTGCCGGTGGCGTCGCCGGTGAGCGAGTCGTTGCCGGCGTCGCCGTAGCACGCATAGCACCCGGTGAGGACGTCGTTCCCGGCTCCGCCGCGCGCTCCGTTGCCCCGCTGCTCGCCCCCACCGACGGTGCGGTCGTTGCCGTCCTGGCCGTAGAGCTCGGTCTGGCGGTTGCCCACCAGCACGTCGTTGCCCTTGCCGCCGTAGATCGTGGCGTACGCGTAGTTGTCGGCTTGGATCGCCACGGAGTCGTCGCCGTTGCCCAGGTCGATGTAGTAGTCGTCGGTGAAGTCGGTGCCCACCGGGATGTGGACCGCGCAGCGGGCGATCGTGCGGTCGGTGGCCGAGGGGTGCACGCACTCGTAGTGTTCGGCGGCGCTCTTGTCGATGGTGATGGGGGCGCGGTCGCGGAAGGTGAGGATGTAGTAGGCGTCGTTCCCGCCGTCGCGGCTCTCGAACTTCATCGAGACGCTGAGCCGGTTCGTCCGGCCGACGTCGTCCTTGTACCAGAGGTCGTGCTCGCCGTAGCGCGCGACGTCGCGCAGCGTACCCGCGGCCGGTGTGGCCGCCCCGGCGGCGGGGGCTGCGAGTGTGGCCGCGCCCAGGGCGCAGGTGAGGGCGAGAGCGGTGGTTGTCGCGGTGGCGATCCTTCTGGGTGTACGCATGCCGAGCAGCCCCTTCGCGGGAGTGGTGCCGTGGGTTCTGATTACCCGTTAGACAGCGGGCCCGGCACGGAGGTTGTACCGGAAACCCGATTTGCAGCGGTTCGCGTCGGAATAGTTGCGAATCACGGCGAATCGCGCTGAATCACAGGTTCCGGAGAGAACCCGCACCCCCGTTCGACCCTCTGTAGGAGGGGGAGTGAGCAGAAGGAGCCAGGAGAGAAGTGCCGGTCATAGGCCAGCGGACGCACCTCGTGCTGCTCGCTGCCTGGACGATCCTGTGGTTCGCCCTGGTCGAGCCGCATGGCGGGTTCTCCTGGCACTATCTGCGCACCGGCGGGGAGTTGATCTACGAGAGCCCGGACAGCCCCGACGGCGGGCTGAACCTCTACGCCCACCACCCCGAACTCCAGATGGGCCCCGTCAGCTTCCTGGCGGCGGGCCTGCTCAACCCCTTCCCCGAGCACGTGGGCCAGTTCCTGGCCGCCGCCGTGATGTCCCTGCTCGGCCTGATGATCCTGGTGCTGGCCGGACGCAGCGCCGCCCAGTACTTCCTGGGCACCGGCACCAACCACCAGCGGCTGCGCCAGCGCGTGCTGATCGCGGGTCTCGCCTTCATCCCGATGTGGATCGAGGTCGCGGTCCGCTTCGGCCACCTCGACGACGTCCTGGCCCTCTTCTTCACCGCCCTGGCGGTACGTTCCCTCACACGCGGCGACGCGGCGGCGACCGGCGTCCTCCTCGCCCTCGCCGTCGACTCGAAACCGACCGCGATCGCCTTCCTCCCCCTCCTGCTCGCCCTGCCGAAAGGACAGTGGCTGCGCGCGGGACTGTGGTGCGCCGGCCTGGTCGCGGTCGTCTGGCTGCCGTTCTTCCTCGGCGCCCCGCACTCGTTCGCCGCGGCCGAGTTCGTCATCCCCAACCAGCCCGCGTCCGCACTGCGCCGCCTCGGCGTCGGCGACCCGGTGACCCCGCCCTGGGTGCGCCCCGCCCAGGCCGCGGCGGGCGTGGCCCTGGGCTGCGTCGCGGTATGGCGCGGACGCTGGCCCGCCGTCGTACTGCTCGGCGCCAACGCCCGCATCGTCCTGGACCCCAGCGTCTACACGTACTACACCGCCTCGGTCCTGCTGGGCACCCTGCTCTGGGACGTGATCGGCCAGCGGCGCCTGGTGCCCTGGTGGAGCTGGATCGCGCTGATCACCCTGTACGGCAGCGTCTTCGCCGTCCCCGACGACGCGGCCCGCGGCCTGGTCCGCCTGGGCTTCGTCACCGTCTCCACCGCGTACGTCCTGTTCTGGCCGGTACGGGACCGGCGACGCAGACACTCCGTGGTGCGCGCGGTCACTGTTCCGTGAACGCCGTCCTGCCCGTCTGCGCGTCCACTCCCCGGCATCAGCACGCCCCTCGACCTGCCGACGTTCACGGCGACGTCGTTCGCCCAGTCCTCCTGAACCACTCCTCCCCCGTACAACTGTTTGCCGCGACGCGAGTCTGACAGGGCGACAGGCGTTGGCGGCCGCTCCTGACGGGGGTCGCAGCACCTTGCCGGCGCACTTTCAGGGGATGACCGATGGGGGTAGGACGCGTGAGACGCACGACCTTGCGTACGGCGCCAAGAAAAAAACGGCCGATGACCGGGGCGGTCTCGGTCGCGGCGGCCCTGGCGGTGGTGGCCGGGCTGCTGCAGTTCGCATCGGGGCCGGCTGTCGCGGCGGACGGCGCGGACATGCCGTCCGTGACACTGACCGGCCCGCACCGGGCCGCGCCGCGGCAGGCGTTCATGACCGCCGCCGACGGCACGGGGTACCTGTCCGTGCCGAGGCGGGGGCCGTCCGGCTACCCGGCGGTGTGGACCGGCCGCGACGGCTCGACCAGGGTCCTCCCGCGCGGCTGGTACACCTACAACAACGGCGGCTTCGGGCGGGAAGAAGTCCCGAACACGACGAACATCATCCAGATCCGGCACTTCGCCACCGGCAAGGTGACGCGGTTCTACCTGCGGGCCGGTGACCGGGCTACCAGAGTCTTCGCCGAGAACCGCCTGCTGGTCGCCCGCAAGGTCGACGAAAAGTGGACGCTCCGCCTGCTGGAGATGCCGGCGGGCGGCGGACAACCGGCCGACCGGCCGGTGACCGGCGTGGAGGACACCTTCAACGGGGACCTGTACGACGACACGTCGGACGCGCGGGGAGCCTCGTTCACCTACTGGTCCGGGGCCGTCGGCACTCCCTCGCGCACCGTGCTGCTCGACTTCGACACCGCCGCGGTGACGTACGTGCCGCGCGACGGCTTCGGTGCCCTGGGAGACCCCCACCTGGCCGGCGACAAAGTGCTCTTCCACGCTTACGACAAGGACCGGCAGAGCGCGGGCGTGTACAGCATCGACCGCAGTCGTCCGGAGGTCCCCGGTCACCTGGTCGACGTTCCGAGAGACGTCCGCTACAAGGCTCGCGCGATCGGCGACTGGGTGCTGTACCCGGACACCCGCCAGAACACGATCCGTGCCGTGTCGGTGACCGGCGGCCCGGAGCGGACACTGCTGACCGCCTCGACCGGCACATTCGTCGACGGCGGTGACGGCAGCCTCTCCATCGAGGGCGGTACGGACGCGGAGCACTGGGCGGTCCAGCGCGTCACCCTGGGCGCGGACGGGGCTCCGGCCGTCGAGCCACTGGTGCCACTGCCCCCGGTCTCCGTGTACGAGGCCGGCGGTGTCGTGGTCGACCAGGGACAGTTGCTGCTCGGCACCGAGCGGGCGGCCGCGTCCGTCCCGGACGACGGCACCGATCTCACCTCCTCCGCGCTCTCCCTGGCGGCCGACGGCACGCTGACCGCCTCGCCTCCGGAGCGGGTGAACGCACTCGATTACTACACAGGGTGGGATTCCGAGCACGGGCCCTACCAGGTCTACTGCTACGAGGAGTGCTTGCGGCTCACCGGCAACGGGGAGGGCTCGATCTCCTACCCGTGGAACGAGGAACCGCCGGCTGTGGCGGCGTCCGGCCCGTACAGGGTGATCAGAAAGCAGGACACCCTGCAGGTACGGCTGCAGGGCTGGGAGAACAAGGTGCTGGCCACCGGCTCCTGGTCGGCCGCCGCGCTGTGGGGGAACACGCTGTGGACGGCCAAGACCGACGCGACGAACAGTGACCGGACCCTGCTGGAACGCTTCTCCCTGCCGTCGATGCGGCGACTGGGAAGCGAGTCACAGTGGCTCGGCGGCTGCCCCCTGTCCGATCTGCAGGTGGTGGGCCGGTACGTCTACTGGTCCTGCGGCCCGGACACGGAAGCCGGCGTCATCGACCAGCAAAGCGGAGACAGGCAGACCGTACCGAAGGGCTACGCGCAGCTGGCAGACGGCTACCTGGTCTCCCAGGACGACGAGGCCGACAAGCTGCTGATCACCTACCTCAGGGGCGCGGCTCCCGACGGCTGGAGCGGTACGGAGGAGCTCGGCCCGCTGCCGTCCTCGCCGTACCCTCCAGCCGACCGCCGCGGTCGGTTCTGGAACGTCGACCGGTTCGGCGGTCCGGTCGCCTATCAGACGGCGTCCGGTGACGTGACGGTGAAATGGCCGCAGGTGACCACCTCCCCGCTCGCGGCGATCGACGCCCCCGACCCCGCCTCCGCCGACCTGCGCAAGGGCAACGGCTTCCAGGGCGTCTGGCACCTGAACAGGCCGGCCGAGAGCTGGAAGCTGACCGTCACCACCTCCACCGGCGCCGCCGTACGGACCATCACCGGTGGCCTTGCGCGAGGAAAACTCACCGCGACCTGGGACGGGCGCGACGAGAACGGAGTGGTGGCCCATACCGGTACTTACCGGATGAAACTGACCGCCCGGGCCGTGAAAGGCACGACGGACACGCTGCTCTACGACAAGCAGGTGCCGGTACGGTCGGTGGAGCGCCACGACTTCGGCCAGGACGGCATCGGCGATCTGATCACCTTCGACAGTGCCGGCCGGGTGGCGGTCCAGCCCGGCTCCGGGCGCGGCACCATCGACACCGCGCACAAGGCCCTGGGCGGCGGTTGGCCCACCTCGTCGACCTTCGTGCCGTTCGGAAACCTGAGCGGCAAATGGTGCAACGACCTCCTCGTCCGGGACTCCGCCGGGCGGCTGACCCGGTACGACGCCCGCTACGGCTCCTGGTTCTCGCCGAGGACCCCGCACCGCCTGATCGGCACCGGTTTCGGCGGGTACAACGTGCTGACCTCCCCCGGTGACCTGACCGGTGACGGCCGCGCCGACCTGATCGCCCGCGACAAGGCCGGTGTGCTGTGGCGTTACTCCGACGACGGCAAGGGCGGCCTGGCAGCGCGCGTCCGGCTGGTCGCGGGCCAGGGCGGCTACACCCGGCTGGTCGGCGCGGGTGACCTGAACGGTGACCACATCGGCGACATGGTCGGCCTGGACCGTGCGGGCGTGCTGTGGCGGTGGCTCGGCAACGGCAGGGGCGCCTTCGGCAGCCGGGTCCGGATCGCCGGTGGGATCAACGTCAACGCCCTGGTCGTACCCGGTGACCTGACCGGCGACGGCCGCCCCGACCTCCTCGGCCGCGACCGCGCGGGCGCCCTGTGGCGCTGGAACGGAACAGCGTCCGCCACCTTCGGCAGGAAGACCCGTATCGCCACCGGCTGGCAGGGCTACAAGGCCTTGTACTGAGCCTTCTGACGCCGGCCACCACGTCGAAGGGCCCCACCGCGAACGGTGGGGCCCTTCATCGTGCCCGCTGCCCCCGGCCCGAGCGGTCTGGGGACAAGCGCGGTGGCGGGCCGGCAGTGCGGGTAGGTCGGACAGCCGGATCAGCGCAGTCCGGCGAAGAGATCGTTCTCGGGTACGGCCGCGCCGGTGGCGTCCTGGACACGTACGAAGGTCTCCATGCCCATGAACTCACCGAACCTCTCCTTGCCCATCTTGAGGAAGAAGATGTTCTCGCCCTGGCTGGCGTGCGCGGCCAACGCGTCGAACTTCTGACCGCTGAACGCGGTGGCGTCCACCCAGGTGGTGATCTCGTCGTCGGGGAGGCCGATCTCGGCCAGCGCGGCGGCCTCGGCAGGATCCGGCTCCGGCATGTCCTCATGGAACTCGCGCATGATCTCGCCGAACCGCTGCATCATCGAGCGGGGCATCGTGGTCCAGTACACCTTCGGTTTCAGCGCGGTCATCTCCAGCGCCGCCATCGTTATGCGGTGGGCCTGGATATGGTCGGGGTGGCCGTAGAAGCCGTTCTCGTCGTAGGTGACGACCACATCAGGCTCGTAGTGCCGCATGAGTTCCGCGAGTCGGGCCGCGCCTTCCTGCACGGGGGTCTGCCAGAAGGATCCGGGGGCGTCGTTGCTCGGCCAGCCCATCATCCCGGAGTCGGCATAGTCCAGCATCTCCAGATCGCTGACCTTCAGGACGTCACAGCTCGCCTCAAGTTCCTGACGGCGCATCAAGGCGATCGCTGCCGGATCATGCCCGGGATCACCCGGTTTGACGCCATCCGGTCCGTCACCGCAACCGCCGTCGGTACACGTCACGAGAACCGTGCGGATGCCTTCCGCCGCGTACCGCGCGAGGACTCCTCCGGTTCCGGTGGCCTCGTCGTCGGGGTGGGCGTGTACTGCCATGAGCGTCAAGGGCCGGTCAGTCATCAAACAGTCCTCCTGCAGAAATACGTATTGGTCCGAGTGCGCGGCGGGCGTACCGCGATCCTGGGGCCCGGATCCTGGTGGGGCGGACGACCTTGTGGCCTCCGTGTTCCCCGCCCGTGCGCCGCCGGTCCCTCGCTCGATGCAACCGCGCCGGCCGGACCGGCTGTTCCCGACACGGCCGCTCGGCCTTCCAGACGCCGGCGTTTCAACGCGAACGACGTACAGGCGCGACCTGCCTCACCGCGGCCCTCGGCGAGACCGGGCCAGGCCGTCATCGTGGCGACCGGCTCGCAGCATCGCAAGCTGGGCCTGCCGACGAGGACGCGCTCTCCGGCTGGATGTCCGCGCCCGAGAGCGCCGCCGGCATGCTGACCGACCCGTTCGGAGTGACCACACGACCACGCCCTCCTCTCCTCTCCCCGCCCGGTGCTGCCGCGCTCGCCGCCTGCGCGGTGTGCTGCGCGGGACCGCTCCTCGCCGTCCAGGGAGGGTCGGGGCGCTGTGGATGCCCGTCCTCGCGGTGCCGGCCGTGGCTGCCGGACTCGGCATGCTCATGCTCCGACGGCGGCGCAGGAACGCGGCCTGCCGCACGGCTCCGGTCCCCACCGACCTCGGCATACCCACCCTCGGCCAGGGTCCGGACCAGTCCGAGGTGGCGGAGAGCGGGCGCTGAGGTGGCGGGTCCCGTCTGCCGACGGCCCTTGATATGTGCGAAGGAGCAGTTCGGGTGCCGCAGCAGCAGGGACCGCGGGCCCTGGTCGAGCGGATGGAACACCACCAGGTCGCGATCTACCTGGCGGCGATGGCCGCAGGTTCGCTGCCCCATCGGAGCCCCGGTATGACCGTCGTCATGTACGCCCCACGCGGATGATGGCTCACATGCGCATCCGTATCGAGGCCGTCGACCTTCCCGGCCGCACCTGTCCACCCGGAGCATTCGTCGGCGACGACGTTCCGGAGTACCGCAACATCCACGTCGCCGTGCAACGCCGTGATCGTCCGGCCGAACTCCTCGATCCCCAGCCCGGCGACGCCGCCTCGGCGGCTTGGACCCTGGAGTGCACCACAGCGGCCTCACCCGGCGGCACCGATGTGAAAGGACCCCACGTTCAGGGCCGTCCAGGAGGCCGGTTCGTCTACCTGACGTGGGGCACCGTCGAAGACTCCGGCACCTTCACGATGTTCCGCCGCGCCAAACTCATGCTCGACGCCGTGCCCGCCGAGACACTCGAAGCCGCCACCCTCACCGGCCTGCTGGTGGGCCGCCTCGGACTGACCGACGCGCGCGGCGGACCCCTGTGCGCACGGATCGTGCCACCGCGCATCACCTGGACCGCCGAATCCGCTGACGAGGACCGACCGTCACCGTGAACCGGATCACCGTTCGCCGAGATCCGCCCCCGCCCCCTCACAACAACTGAGCTGCTGTACGGCCTCCTGGGCCGCGTCCGCGAACTCACAGCCCACGAGGAGAAGGCGGCCAATAGCCAGATCACTCGCAAGGGTGTCGATAACCCATAAAGTCTGCTGTTCCGGATCAATGCCAAGGTATCCGTCGCTATGCTGATTCGAGGTATTCGGTGTGCATGGGGGCGGGATGGTCATGGGCTGCGGGATGCGGCTGGTCGTATCAGGCCAGACGGATGTGGACGCGGAGGAACTTGATGCGCTGACTGGCCAGTTGCAGAGGCTCCTGCTTGAACTGGACGTGGACGACGTGCGTCCGGGCCAAGTCGATGGCGAGGTGCCCGAGGGTGCCAAGTCGGGGCATTTTGTATCACTCGGAGTGCTCGTCGTAACCCTCGCACCAGCCGTGCTGCGTCCCGCCCTTCGCATGGTTGAGACCTGGATGCAGAACCGGCCTGTGCGTTCCGTCAGGGTCGAACTGGACGGTCGTAGCATCGATCTCGGCAGCGCCTCCAAGGAAGATCGGCGACGTCTGCTCGAGGCATTTGTCACTCACCAACAGACCCGTTCCGATGCCCACCTGACACCGGAAGGATCTGCCGATTCGAGCGGCGGATCCTCCAGCGGAGAACCGTCCGCTCGGGAGTAATGGCCGTATGACCGACCCCAACTCCGGCCCCGGTGGCAGGGACGCGCTGCTGATCGCGACCGGCACGTACGACGACACAGGACTCAAAGCACTTCGCTCACCGGACCAGGACTGCGCAGGGCTGGTCGACGTGCTTGCCAATCCACTCATCGGGAACTTCCACACCAACCAACTGAAGGACGCCCGGGCCCATGAGGTGATGCAGGCCGTGGAGCGGTTCTTTCAGAACCGCAGCCGTGGCGATCTTCTCCTCCTCCATGTGTCGTGCCATGGCATCAAAGACGACGACGGAAACCTGCACTTCGCCGCGCGGGATACGAACCGCTCCCTTCTGGCCTCCACGGCGATGTCCGCCGCGTTCCTGCGCGAACGGATGGAGCGCTGCCGTGCTCGGAGCATCGTGGTCCTCCTTGACTGCTGCTATAGCGGAGCCTTCCTGGCCGGGGCCAAGGGCGATGACGTCGTCCACGTGCAGGATGAACTCGGCGGCCATGGCCGTGTGGTCCTGACCGCCACCAGCCGCACCGAATACGCCTGGGAGGGCGAGCGCCTGGAGTCCCAGGTGCCACAGCCTTCGCGCTTCACCGGGGCACTCATCGAGGGGCTGCGGACAGGTGTGGCCGATCGCAACGGCGACGGCCGGATCACCGCCACTGATCTGTATGAGTACGTCTGCGAGTCACTGCACCGTGCGGGGGTCCGACAGCGGCCGCGGATGTGGGCGGATCTGGACTACCAGGTCACACTCGCCAAGGTGGCAGGGTCATGTCCGCGTACACAGGAAGGGCCGCCCCT
Protein-coding sequences here:
- a CDS encoding calcium-binding protein — protein: MRTPRRIATATTTALALTCALGAATLAAPAAGAATPAAGTLRDVARYGEHDLWYKDDVGRTNRLSVSMKFESRDGGNDAYYILTFRDRAPITIDKSAAEHYECVHPSATDRTIARCAVHIPVGTDFTDDYYIDLGNGDDSVAIQADNYAYATIYGGKGNDVLVGNRQTELYGQDGNDRTVGGGEQRGNGARGGAGNDVLTGCYACYGDAGNDSLTGDATGNLLDGGDGNDILRGNSGADDLYGGRGNDRLYGDRGNDRLWGNSGNDVLYGGPGNDTLSGGPGTDKVYQN
- a CDS encoding PIG-L family deacetylase, coding for MTDRPLTLMAVHAHPDDEATGTGGVLARYAAEGIRTVLVTCTDGGCGDGPDGVKPGDPGHDPAAIALMRRQELEASCDVLKVSDLEMLDYADSGMMGWPSNDAPGSFWQTPVQEGAARLAELMRHYEPDVVVTYDENGFYGHPDHIQAHRITMAALEMTALKPKVYWTTMPRSMMQRFGEIMREFHEDMPEPDPAEAAALAEIGLPDDEITTWVDATAFSGQKFDALAAHASQGENIFFLKMGKERFGEFMGMETFVRVQDATGAAVPENDLFAGLR
- a CDS encoding FlgD immunoglobulin-like domain containing protein, whose product is MTGAVSVAAALAVVAGLLQFASGPAVAADGADMPSVTLTGPHRAAPRQAFMTAADGTGYLSVPRRGPSGYPAVWTGRDGSTRVLPRGWYTYNNGGFGREEVPNTTNIIQIRHFATGKVTRFYLRAGDRATRVFAENRLLVARKVDEKWTLRLLEMPAGGGQPADRPVTGVEDTFNGDLYDDTSDARGASFTYWSGAVGTPSRTVLLDFDTAAVTYVPRDGFGALGDPHLAGDKVLFHAYDKDRQSAGVYSIDRSRPEVPGHLVDVPRDVRYKARAIGDWVLYPDTRQNTIRAVSVTGGPERTLLTASTGTFVDGGDGSLSIEGGTDAEHWAVQRVTLGADGAPAVEPLVPLPPVSVYEAGGVVVDQGQLLLGTERAAASVPDDGTDLTSSALSLAADGTLTASPPERVNALDYYTGWDSEHGPYQVYCYEECLRLTGNGEGSISYPWNEEPPAVAASGPYRVIRKQDTLQVRLQGWENKVLATGSWSAAALWGNTLWTAKTDATNSDRTLLERFSLPSMRRLGSESQWLGGCPLSDLQVVGRYVYWSCGPDTEAGVIDQQSGDRQTVPKGYAQLADGYLVSQDDEADKLLITYLRGAAPDGWSGTEELGPLPSSPYPPADRRGRFWNVDRFGGPVAYQTASGDVTVKWPQVTTSPLAAIDAPDPASADLRKGNGFQGVWHLNRPAESWKLTVTTSTGAAVRTITGGLARGKLTATWDGRDENGVVAHTGTYRMKLTARAVKGTTDTLLYDKQVPVRSVERHDFGQDGIGDLITFDSAGRVAVQPGSGRGTIDTAHKALGGGWPTSSTFVPFGNLSGKWCNDLLVRDSAGRLTRYDARYGSWFSPRTPHRLIGTGFGGYNVLTSPGDLTGDGRADLIARDKAGVLWRYSDDGKGGLAARVRLVAGQGGYTRLVGAGDLNGDHIGDMVGLDRAGVLWRWLGNGRGAFGSRVRIAGGINVNALVVPGDLTGDGRPDLLGRDRAGALWRWNGTASATFGRKTRIATGWQGYKALY
- a CDS encoding DUF5990 family protein, yielding MRIRIEAVDLPGRTCPPGAFVGDDVPEYRNIHVAVQRRDRPAELLDPQPGDAASAAWTLECTTAASPGGTDVKGPHVQGRPGGRFVYLTWGTVEDSGTFTMFRRAKLMLDAVPAETLEAATLTGLLVGRLGLTDARGGPLCARIVPPRITWTAESADEDRPSP
- a CDS encoding SpoIIE family protein phosphatase; protein product: MNARLALLGSVDTGVAESEVFRLALQHSVAELGALGGTIHLRGPMSALRLVSATGLPTALTGPWEIIDQEGPLAPARALHEGDHAGRGVWIPGVAADRVDPTVPICPSSAPIPGSGLAAVPVIRDERSIGALTVITGDHGEPTPSHWKFLRAVVAWTEERMVQAPLPAGPVHSEMSGDRLRQALKEVRVGSWDWHIANGELIWDEAAMELYGTRPEEYTARVENWMRCVHPDDLGPTLALVDQAIRGHSVFEAEYRVRAFDGTYGWHQARGRATYDEHGEPLRMIGMGWDSNESRTARDALSRALRHMSDGFLAVDDSWRVTFANLEAERTLGLSEAELFGRVLWDLPTVRELPDLERRCRKAAAEDKSVGFDIRVPGTGRRYHLRLVPGPDGRTLYLQDVTEKRRHEEERRADEYAASERAARIAELTAALAKATTSRDVVDAVARRVLPPFAAAGLIVQTIEDDRLRNVGAIGYQDDFLSQISDAPLTPGWPSCDVIITETPAFFASAEEFAAHYPALADLPGRSGKQAWAFLPLTASGNTFGVCSVSFDRPRGFTDEERTLLTTISALVAQALARARLYDDERSRSRELQRALLPSELPDLPACTAAARYLPAAEGVDVGGDWYDIIPLSGGQVALVVGDVMGHGLPQAATMGRLRTAVHTLADLELPPDEIMSHLNDIVGNMGEESYVTCLYALYDSITQTCSITRAGHPPPAVVHPDGTVYFPALTADPPLGAAEPPFETVELKVPEGSLLVLYTDGLVESSKREIDEGMGQLARLLRGVYEAGAEGDLEGICDTITAGLLPAEQPSADDAALLVARLHALTGDRVASWPLPEDPRAAGQARRHVREQLSAWGLDDLTPTTELLASELVGNVVRHAKGPVQLRLLHGAELICEVFDGSLTMPRIRRATETDEGGRGLQLITALSQRWGTRYTPTGKCIWTEQALHPPEGGRGDGPEDALELMFMNSGEFEDIAELRGLGDLN